The Limnochordia bacterium genome includes a region encoding these proteins:
- the yabQ gene encoding spore cortex biosynthesis protein YabQ: protein MQSLADQAYAITIIILGGAALGLLFDWYRVLRGLCKPGKAITWITDCLFWLLVTPIALFFLLVANWGELRLYSLVGLLLGLVLYWWLLSKIVIRVLLTVFNVLWRFTLFVSRLVTFLVTLVPRLIYALFSGRLIVFRRPRWLRGFCGRFRFSLPKARFRLPKLFRIRV, encoded by the coding sequence GTGCAATCATTAGCTGATCAGGCCTATGCAATTACTATCATTATCCTTGGTGGTGCAGCCTTGGGATTGCTTTTCGATTGGTATCGGGTGCTGAGGGGACTCTGCAAACCCGGAAAGGCCATCACCTGGATTACCGATTGCTTATTCTGGCTATTAGTTACGCCGATCGCATTGTTTTTTCTGCTGGTGGCAAACTGGGGTGAGCTTAGGCTATATTCCCTCGTTGGGCTGCTCTTGGGCCTGGTGCTATACTGGTGGCTTCTGAGTAAGATTGTGATTAGAGTATTACTCACTGTTTTTAATGTTCTATGGCGATTTACCCTGTTTGTAAGTAGACTAGTAACTTTCCTTGTTACGCTGGTGCCACGACTGATTTATGCGCTATTTAGTGGTAGACTGATAGTGTTTCGTCGTCCTAGATGGCTACGCGGCTTTTGTGGACGTTTTCGTTTTAGCCTGCCCAAGGCGAGATTCCGCCTACCTAAATTATTTCGAATCCGGGTCTAG
- a CDS encoding septum formation initiator family protein, with product MYRNQGILPTDKGMAKIRIKPRFFLVVLVLLLLGILASSFIRNYAKIRHLRAEIERIEHEIHVMGLRNGVLLDEIALLEDDETVEEIARRELGLVKPGETVYRIADPLESDE from the coding sequence TTGTATAGAAATCAGGGGATTTTACCAACGGATAAGGGGATGGCCAAGATACGCATCAAGCCAAGGTTCTTTCTGGTGGTGTTGGTTTTGCTGCTGTTGGGGATTTTGGCGTCCAGTTTTATCAGGAATTATGCCAAGATCCGTCATCTTCGCGCAGAAATTGAGCGGATTGAGCATGAAATCCATGTGATGGGCCTGCGTAATGGTGTTCTTTTAGATGAGATCGCCTTACTTGAGGATGATGAGACTGTGGAAGAGATTGCCCGGCGTGAACTTGGATTGGTTAAGCCAGGGGAGACAGTCTATCGTATTGCAGATCCCTTAGAAAGCGATGAGTAA
- a CDS encoding S1 RNA-binding domain-containing protein: MAIEVGSVVEGKVTGITNFGAFVELGNGKTGLIHISEVADAYVKDIKDFLQEEQVVKVKVINVENGKIGLSLRRVEETPRRHSRQDQKVFEDRLSKFLKDSDKRQSDLKRATDSKRGGRGGGRNF; encoded by the coding sequence ATGGCAATTGAAGTGGGTAGCGTCGTCGAAGGGAAAGTCACGGGCATTACTAATTTCGGTGCTTTTGTGGAACTTGGTAATGGGAAAACGGGATTAATCCATATTTCTGAAGTAGCCGATGCTTACGTGAAGGACATCAAAGACTTTCTACAAGAAGAACAGGTTGTCAAGGTAAAAGTAATCAATGTTGAAAATGGGAAGATCGGGCTTTCACTCAGGCGCGTCGAAGAAACCCCCCGACGTCATTCAAGACAAGACCAAAAGGTATTCGAGGATAGGCTGAGCAAATTCCTAAAGGACAGTGATAAACGCCAAAGTGACCTCAAAAGGGCCACTGATTCCAAGCGCGGCGGACGGGGTGGTGGACGAAACTTCTAA